The following are encoded in a window of Panicum virgatum strain AP13 chromosome 5N, P.virgatum_v5, whole genome shotgun sequence genomic DNA:
- the LOC120675716 gene encoding GDSL esterase/lipase At5g45910-like, with protein MAAASDKLLPALAAALLCCALARVAQCAPQNYTSMFSFGDSLTDTGNLLVSSPLSNHIVGRYPYGITYFHRPTGRCSDGRLVVDFLAQAFGLPLLPPYLQAKGKDLRRGVNFAVGGATAMDPPFFEEIGASDKLWTNLSLSVQLGWFEQLKPSLCSSPKKCKEYFSKSLFLVGEIGGNDYNYAFFKGKTLDDAKTYVPTVAGAVTDATERLIKAGATHLVVPGNLPMGCSSAYLTLHPGRNSSDYDSAGCLKTYNDFAQHHNAVLQQKLQALRAKYPQARIMYADYYGAAMSFAKNPKQFGFTQGPLRTCCGGGGPYNFNPKASCGVRGSSVCTDPSAYANWDGVHLTEAAYHAIADSILNGPYTSPRLL; from the exons atggcggcggcctccgATAAGCTGctgcccgcgctcgccgccgccttgctcTGCTGCGCCCTGGCGCGGGTCGCCCAATGCGCCCCGCAGAACTACACCTCCATGTTCAGCTTCGGCGACTCGCTCACAGACACCGGCAACTTGCTCGTGTCCAGCCCGCTCTCCAACCACATCGTCGGCCGCTACCCCTACGGCATCACCTACTTCCACCGCCCCACCGGCCGCTGCTCCGACGGCCGCCTCGTCGTCGACTTCCTAG CGCAAGCGTTCGgcctgccgctgctgccgccgtacCTGCAGGCCAAGGGGAAGGATCTCCGCCGGGGCGTCAACttcgccgtcggcggcgccaccgccatgGATCCGCCCTTCTTCGAGGAGATCGGCGCGTCTGACAAGCTCTGGACCAACCTCTCCCTCAGCGTCCAGCTCGGATGGTTCGAGCAGCTCAAGCCGTCGCTCTGCAGCTCACCAAAGA AGTGCAAGGAGTACTTCAGCAAGTCCCTGTTCCTCGTCGGAGAGATTGGGGGGAACGACTACAACTACGCGTTCTTCAAGGGCAAGACCCTGGACGACGCCAAAACTTACGTTCCCACGGTGGCCGGCGCGGTCACCGATGCCACTGAG AGGCTGATCAAGGCCGGCGCGACGCACCTGGTGGTGCCGGGGAACCTGCCGATGGGCTGCTCGTCGGCGTACCTGACTCTGCACCCCGGCCGGAACAGCAGCGACTACGACTCCGCCGGCTGCCTCAAGACGTACAACGACTTCGCGCAGCACCACAACGCCGTGCTCCAGCAGAAGCTGCAGGCGCTCCGGGCCAAGTACCCGCAGGCCAGGATCATGTACGCCGACTACTACGGCGCCGCCATGTCCTTCGCCAAGAACCCCAAGCAGTTCG GGTTCACGCAAGGTCCGCTGCGgacgtgctgcggcggcggcgggccgtaCAACTTCAACCCGAAGGCGAGCTGCGGCGTGCGGGGGTCGAGCGTGTGCACGGACCCGTCGGCGTACGCCAACTGGGACGGCGTGCACCTGACGGAGGCCGCCTACCACGCCATCGCCGACAGCATCCTCAACGGCCCCTACACCAGCCCCAGGCTCCTCTGA
- the LOC120675715 gene encoding formin-like protein 18: protein MTNWSPNMQSYFDLLNADPERSTTHTPGTNASEEEFDYSPLHRRSETAPPSQPRALFPPAPGAFIGAPPPYPYPSYPYPPYPYPPAPATSRVAPPPYPYPAPTTDAPPPYPYPPYPYPPYPYPPPPTFTTSAPHGHAGGAASAGSENEGGGTTAPCRPAIPKKRNEWTPADEEKLVNAWLMHSVDCVDGNSKSGPTFWGQISDTYNATTDPLRHRTAKQLKDHWSMYNARVSLFNAIYNQEVSKRQSGADDDMVMDEAKARYARRAGHEFKLFHWWEAVRHQPKWSVKHGGGPNIDVSKRSRLGTSGEYSSGSRETDEEVNRPPGRDRSKAVARKGKGKVGSSSHTSTDSAEMGEKLEDLCKITHEYAQAKLWKQWNILSSRSTDGMTDAQKKVHDRALKRLQQQLHLNDDDE from the exons ATGACAAACTGGAGTCCAAATATGCAGTCATACTTCGACCTGCTCAACGCCGACCCCGAGCGTTCGACTACCCATACGCCGGGTACCAATGCTTCCGAGGAGGAGTTCGACTACTCGCCGCTCCATCGCCGCTCTGAGACTGCTCCACCCTCGCAACCCCGAGCGCTGTTTCCTCCAGCTCCCGGGGCTTTCATAGGTGCTCCTCCGCCGTATCCGTACCCATCGTATCCCTACCCACCGTACCCGTATCCTCCAGCTCCCGCCACTTCCAGAGTCGCTCCCCCACCGTATCCATATCCTGCTCCCACGACCGATGCTCCTCCGCCATATCCCTACCCTCCATATCCGTACCCTCCATATCCCTACCCTCCGCCTCCCACATTCACGACATCTGCTCCTCACGGTCATGCTGGAGGTGCTGCCTCCGCTGGCTCGGAGAATGAAGGCGGGGGTACGACCGCACCATGTCGTCCAGCCATTCCCAAAAAGAGGAATGAGTGGACGCCCGCAGACGAGGAGAAACTG GTTAATGCTTGGTTGATGCACTCGGTCGATTGCGTGGACGGAAACAGCAAGAGCGGCCCAACCTTTTGGGGCCAAATAAGCGACACCTACAACGCCACCACTGACCCACTCCGACACCGCACCGCCAAGCAACTGAAGGATCATTGGTCCATGTACAATGCACGGGTCTCCTTGTTCAATGCAATATACAACCAAGAAGTGTCGAAGCGGCAAAGTGGAGCCGACGACGACATGGTGATGGACGAAGCCAAAGCAAGGTATGCACGAAGGGCTGGCCATGAGTTTAAGCTTTTTCATTGGTGGGAAGCTGTCCGTCACCAGCCGAAATGGTCAGTGAAGCATGGTGGTGGGCCGAATATAGACGTGTCGAAGAGATCACgtctcggaacttccggtgagtATAGCTCCGGCTCTCGGGAGACCGACGAGGAGGTGAACCGTCCCCCGGGTCGTGATAGATCGAAGGCGGTTGCGCGGAAGGGTAAGGGGAAGGTAGGCTCAAGCAGCCATACTTCTACTGATTCCGCAGAGATGGGCGAAAAGTTGGAAGATCTTTGCAAGATCACCCACGAGTACGCTCAAGCAAAACTGTGGAAGCAGTGGAACATACTCAGTTCACGCTCGACAGACGGTATGACGGATGCTCAGAAGAAGGTTCATGACCGAGCGTTAAAACGTCTGCAACAACAGCTTCACctcaacgacgacgacgagtag
- the LOC120674031 gene encoding GDSL esterase/lipase At5g45910-like, protein MGCGLLLCLVLLAHAGPPAAVAREYAAVFNFGDSLTDTGNLCADGIPDYLATARPPYGTTYFGYPTGRVSDGRVVVDFIAQELGLPLLPPSKAKNATFHRGTNFAVTGATSLDMPFFEARGLEHAVWSSGSLHTQIEWFRGIKLKFCSSPQECRDLFRRSLFIVGAFGGNDYGSTLFASRALPEVHALIPHVVDSIGRGVEKLIAEGAAELVVPGLLPTGCFPLYLSMFPRPPEGYGARSGCIKDLNTLSWVHNAALQRKIAELRAKHPGVRIIYADYYTPAIQFVLHAERYGFLKQKPRACCGAPGVGEYNFNLTSKCGEPGAYACDDPSNHWSWDGIHLTEASYGHIARGWLYGPFADPPILDSKHLG, encoded by the exons ATGGGGTGCGGGCTGCTGCTGTGCTTGGTTCTCCTCGCGCACgcggggccgccggcggccgtggcgcgcgaGTACGCGGCCGTCTTCAACTTCGGGGACTCCCTGACGGACACCGGCAACCTCTGCGCGGACGGCATCCCGGACTACCTCGCCACGGCGCGCCCGCCGTACGGCACGACCTACTTCGGCTACCCCACCGGCCGCGTCTCCGACGGCCGCGTCGTCGTCGACTTCATCG CCCAGGAGCTTGGtctgccgctgctgccgccgtccaAGGCGAAGAACGCGACGTTCCACCGCGGCACCAACTTCGCCGTCACGGGCGCCACGTCGCTGGACATGCCCTTCTTCGAGGCGCGCGGCCTCGAGCACGCCGTCTGGAGCTCGGGCTCCCTGCACACGCAGATCGAGTGGTTCCGGGGCATCAAGCTCAAGTTCTGCAGCTCCCCGCAAG AGTGCCGGGACCTTTTCCGGCGATCGCTGTTCATCGTGGGCGCGTTCGGCGGCAACGACTACGGCTCGACGCTCTTCGCGTCGCGGGCGCTGCCGGAGGTGCACGCCCTGATCCCGCATGTCGTCGACTCCATCGGGCGGGGCGTCGAGAAGCTGATCGCGGAGGGCGCCGCGGAGCTGGTGGTGCCGGGGCTGCTGCCCACCGGCTGCTTCCCGCTGTACCTGTCCATGTTCCCCAGGCCGCCGGAGGGGTACGGCGCCCGGAGCGGGTGCATCAAGGACCTGAACACGCTGTCGTGGGTGCACAACGCGGCGCTGCAGCGCAAGATCGCCGAGCTCCGGGCAAAGCACCCCGGCGTGCGCATCATCTACGCCGACTACTACACGCCGGCCATCCAGTTCGTCCTCCACGCCGAGAGATACG GGTTCCTGAAGCAGAAGCCGCGGGCGTGCTGCGGGGCGCCGGGCGTGGGCGAGTACAACTTCAACCTGACGTCCAAGTGCGGCGAGCCGGGGGCGTACGCCTGCGACGACCCCTCCAACCACTGGAGCTGGGACGGCATCCACCTCACCGAGGCGTCCTACGGCCACATCGCCAGGGGATGGCTCTACGGGCCCTTCGCGGACCCACCCATCCTCGACAGCAAGCACCTCGGCTGA
- the LOC120673573 gene encoding GDSL esterase/lipase At5g45910-like has translation MGCGRLPACFVALLLVAGALAVPAAAREYAAIFNFGDSLVDAGNLVVDGIPDYLATARLPYGMTYFGYPTGRCSDGRLVVDFIAQELGLPLLPPSKAKNATFHRGANFAITGATSLDTPFFVARGLGKTVWNSGSLHTQIKWFQDLKPKICGSSSPEECRSLFRRSLFIVGEFGGNDYNSPLFAFRPLAEAHDFVPHVVDSIGEGVEKLIAEGAVELVVPGVLPIGCFPVYLSIFRKQQPEGYGARSGCIKEMNTLSWVHNVALQRKIAELRAKHPGVRIIYADYYTPAIQFVLHAEKYGFLKQKPRACCGAPGVGEYNFNLTSKCGEPGAYACDDPSNHWSWDGIHLTEASYGHIARGWLYGPFADPPILDTKHLG, from the exons ATGGGGTGCGGCCGGCTGCCGGCGTGCTTCGTcgcgctcctcctcgtcgcGGGGGCGCTCGCGGtgcccgccgcggcgcgggagTACGCGGCCATCTTCAACTTCGGGGACTCCCTGGTGGACGCCGGCAACCTCGTGGTGGACGGCATCCCGGACTACCTCGCCACGGCGCGGCTGCCCTACGGCATGACCTACTTCGGCTACCCCACCGGGCGCTGCTCCGACGGCCGCCTCGTCGTCGACTTCATCG CCCAGGAGCTtgggctgccgctgctgccgccgtccaAGGCGAAGAACGCGACGTTCCACCGCGGCGCCAACTTCGCCATCACGGGCGCGACGTCGCTGGACACGCCCTTCTTCGTGGCGCGCGGGCTCGGGAAGACGGTCTGGAACTCGGGGTCCCTGCACACCCAGATCAAGTGGTTCCAGGACCTCAAGCCCAAGATCTGCGGCTCCTCGTCCCCGGAGGAGTGCCGGTCGCTGTTCCGGCGGTCGCTCTTCATCGTGGGCGAGTTCGGCGGCAACGACTACAACTCGCCGCTCTTCGCGTTCCGGCCGCTGGCGGAGGCGCACGACTTCGTCCCGCACGTCGTGGACTCCATCGGCGAGGGCGTGGAGAAGCTCATCGCCGAGGGCGCCGTGGAGCTGGTGGTGCCCGGGGTGCTCCCCATCGGGTGCTTCCCCGTGTACCTGTCCATCTTCCGgaagcagcagccggaggggtACGGCGCCCGGAGCGGGTGCATCAAGGAGATGAACACGCTGTCGTGGGTGCACAACGTGGCGCTGCAGCGCAAGATCGCCgagctccgggccaagcacccCGGCGTGCGCATCATCTACGCCGACTACTACACGCCGGCCATCCAGTTCGTCCTGCACGCCGAGAAATACG GGTTCCTGAAGCAGAAGCCGCGGGCGTGCTGCGGGGCGCCGGGCGTGGGCGAGTACAACTTCAACCTGACGTCCAAGTGCGGCGAGCCGGGGGCGTACGCCTGCGACGACCCCTCCAACCACTGGAGCTGGGACGGCATCCACCTCACCGAGGCGTCCTACGGCCACATCGCCAGGGGATGGCTCTACGGGCCCTTCGCCGACCCGCCCATCCTCGACACCAAGCACCTCGGCTGA